The genomic stretch atgtataatgcatatcctaatttttccctcaaaaatttgggccaaaaaagtgcacgttatacatggcaaaatatggtaattactGATTTAACAAAGATGTTGACTTCTCTACATTTTAAGATATTCTTATCAAACTTTTATGTCTCTAGCTGTCCAGACTACCCTCAAGTTTACATACAGTGAGAAATACCCAGATGAAGCCCCTCTTTATGAAATATTCTCCCAGGAAAATCTAGAAGATAATGAtgtttcaagtattttaaaattgttagcATTACAGGTAAGGAAATAATGGGTTTTATAAAGGTGGGGATTTTTGACCTTAGGTATTATATATCAATTGCAAGTGAAAAATGCTAAATATGTATAATTAGTACATTGAACATGCAgaattcagtgtgtgtgtgtatacaaacaAATACCTTTAAACTTTGGGTAAGAGTAGTTGTCCTTCTGCCCCTATTTAAAACTCTGTCATCACCTGTGACTTTTAGATAATGAAAAGTCTGATAGGTATAAACACAGATTCAGTTTCATTCTCAGTATACACAGTCCCTTGTGCAGTTAAAAATCCAGCTGCAAAGAGTTAAAACGTCCAACCCTTCTGATTTGTTGCAGGCTAGTTCCCTATATTATGGGAAGACGACTGGTGATTGGTTTTTTTCTTAcatctccttctctctttaaaaaagctCTCCTTTATAAAAACTTATAAACAGCAACAGGGGTTTATGGCTCCTctaagaggggaagaaaaaaatggctatTGGAAAGCTTTTATTTGGCTAGTCTGTGGTGGGATGGGATACTGATCGTGGCATGTATTTAAAGCTGTCTGTTGCTTGGATAGAGAGTTTTCATGTGCTCTTCAGAGTAGGGAATAGAGAAGGCAAGCAAAATCTTTACCATCTTAAAATCAGAAGttctagttatttgttttttctaagaAGAATTAGCAGAAAACATGTCTCCATCTTAAATGTGACTTGCATATTTCAAGGTCTGTTGGTCTTCttaatgctaatattttatactttatcttcacctgaggattttttttattgcttttataaagAAAGGAGGGTTGGAAAGAAAacttgatgtgaaagagaaacgtcgattggttgcctcctgcatgcctaGACTGGGATCATATGCACCtggacaggggattgaaccctcaacctgaggcatgtgccctgaccaaaaattGAACCTCCAACTTTCGGTCatgggatgaagctccaaccaactgagccacactggccagggtttaatgctgatattttaaaaaatacttatatattGGGCTACTAGCGAATGAAGAGTGAAAGAACATATATTAAACAGGAATTTATACTGATCCTGAGCCCTGTTACCCAGTATGAAATTATACTAATTCTAATACTATTCGGTATAGCacacttcattttaaaacattgtagaGAACCCAAGACAATATGCTGTATTCAGGCAGTCAtgtattaatataaattatttgatctgagtgatttattttctttcattttatacagTATTCATactccttcctttaaaaaaaagttgatagAGAACAGCAGGTGAATTTAAGTAGTATATACGAATAGGTAAGAGACAGTGATAGAGCTTAGGATGGGATGGGAGTGTTCAGGCTGGGTAGATGGTTGTATGATTCTCTGAGATGGAGAACTTAGAAATGGGTTTTGTGGAGATGATAGTTTCCATGTTGAGATGCCTGTGGGACATCCAAGTCGCTGACAGTGGTCAGTTTCTCTACAGGTGTGGCATGCAGGGGAGAGGTTTTTGAGCATCAGATTTGGGATGGTTAGCGTGGAAACACAGAGAAGCTCCGCTGTGGAGGGTTATAGGTGCTAGTCCTCACCGAGGGCACAGGAGATGAAACACCTATTCAAATGTGTCTGAGGCCAGTCCGGTCCGAGGAATGCTTCGAAATCTCTTCAGCTTCTAGGACGGAGATTCTGGCttgtaaattttggatttttatttttatttttttgtcttgtttcttcaCAGAAATAAGATAGGTTTGAACCCATCTTATATCTATGGATAGataagatgttttattttattctgcctTCAGATGACCAACTTCCAAATAGCTCTTGAGTTATAACTGTTCCATGAGTCAGAGAtgcttttctgtctggctttgaatcatttcaaatcaaaagaaaaaaaaaaaggtagcaaaAGGTAAATCACAGAAGTCCCTGTGttcattattattgtattatgttAGAAAATTGCTCTGGCCTCAAAGTTCAGGTCATTGTCATAGCTCTTAAAATTCCTGAAAGgaactaaaataatgaaaacatgcTTGAGAATTGATGTTACTAGCTACTGTAGGAAAGATTTTCTGAATTCTACCTACATTTATGACTATTAAACAGAATTTACTGACGTACCTGCTTTAGGTTGGATATAGCAAATTACATGATTTCCTAAAATTTAAGATATTGTTATTGACATATATGTTcgatttttaaataatcatttattcaGGTGTCTGAACTGATGTGTAACTGAATTAGTAATCCTATTATGAATGTATGAAATTTAGTTACTATGCCGAAActcttttttattgatgaattgTTCTTATTTGTCTGCGAAGTATGCCTTTCACTACAAtctcagtttttttgttgttggatttttttgttgtttgttttgttttggtttggtttttttggttATGTAGGCAGAAGAAAACCTTGGTATGGTGATGATCTTTACTTTAGTGACAGCTgtgcaagaaaaattaaatgaaattgtggatcaaataaaaactagaagagaagaagaaaagaaacaaaaagaaaaagaagcagaagaagctGAAAAGGTATATTAAAAgccatgttttctttctctaagtctgtcttttttttctcttttgagttgtttgggatttttgttttatttttgtttttggaaatttgaataattgtttttggaaatcacaaaaataaatgaaagtaaagtGTAGTAAAACTtgactaagtaaaataaaatcatagaagTCACTCATTTAGTTGGTGGTGTAACACGATTAATAATCAGTAAAGTTCAGTAAAGCTCTTGCagataagattaaaaaatagaaattaatttcacTTACAGTATTGAGTTGAGAATTGATAAAGCCACCACCAGAGTGTTTTAAATCTAGTCATGCACTGCTTAACACAGATATATGTTTTGAGAAATGCATTGTTCGGCAGTTTCttcattgtgtgaacatcatagagtgcacctacacaaacctagatggtgtAGCCTGTTACACATCTAAGCTATAGGTACAATCTACagctcctaggctacaaacctgtacagcatgtcACTGTACTGAATATTGTAGGCAGCTGTAACACAGTTTGTGTATACAATaggtatttgtgtatctaaacatagaaaaggtacaaTAAAAATGTGGTGTGAAAGATAAAACATAGTACACCATTaatggagcttgcaggactggaagttgcgCTGTGTGTCATCGAGTGCATGGCAAGTGCTATGAAGATCTAGGACAATACCGTGCACTCCTGTAGAATTCATAAACACTGTACACATAGGctacactaaatttataaaacatcatGAGTTGAATCAAACACAAGGGGAAATAATGCAATCCAGACACTTGGTAAACACAAGATGtaggaggctgctgctggcataaCAAGGCATACCATTTTACAGCAAACTTCTTATGTAAGCAGAAAGAGTGCACTaacaatagaaaatataatacagtaaatatataaaccagtATAACATTTGCCTATTATCGTTATCAagtaataaatgtatataattgtACGTGCTTTATTGTTATACAACTAGTAGCACAGTAGGTTTGTGTACATCAGCGTCGCCACAAACAAATAATGCATTGCCCTATGATATTTGAGCAGCTTTGATGTCACTAGGCGAGAGGAATTTTTCTCCTCTGTTATCTTAGTAGGACCATTGTCATATAGGTGGTCTGTCATTGACTAAAAATTGTTTCATGGCATGACTATGTTTACAGAAGATAACTTCACATGAAGTAAATGGAATGAAGTAAAAAGATAAGCTGTGATGCTAATTTGTAAATTGATGTGTATTCAAAACATTAGTACTGACAACAACAACCTTTTTCTGAACAGTGAATATCAGCGTGGAGATACATTgcatattatctttgtttttttgtaataaaaactatACATAGACTTTTCCAGAATAAATCACCAAAACCAATGAAAGTAGCCATTGTAGGCAGAAATCAGATTAAGTACTTCAAAACTTGAaacagtttttctgtttttcctgtaAGTGACTATATTCATTTGCCTAGAAGATCattaggctttatttttaaaactgttgtttCACTAATCTAAtgaatgtttgtcttttttttcccccaagcaaTTGTTTCATGGCACTCCTGTTACAATTGAGAATTTCTTAAATTGGAAAGCCAAGTTTGATGCAGAACTCTTGGAACTTAAAAAGAAACGAatgaaagaagaagaacaagcaggaaaaaataaattaagtggtATGACTCATCCCTATTTCTATTCCCCACCAACCGTCCTGCATTGCTTCTGATTTAGCAAGAGGATCATTTGGCCAGATttctgtaagaaattattatactTAGGCATCTGGGACAAAAAGAGCATTTTCTCTGCATGGTGATGTATCTTCACatgtaattatatttaatatttatggcCTGTCTTTGGTAGGAACACTGCAGTGGGTGGATTTTGAAAAACAGCTGCCATGACTCTCAGGAGCACAAGCCTCAGCGGTGGTGGAGGCAGGCCCCTTGGTTTTTCCAGGACTCCGCTGCAGACGAGGGCTATCACTTGTTCATTTTAATGCAAATACAGTTCCTATGTCTCCTAACTAAGTTCATAAATTTATTGAAGTTCACAGAACAACAGGTTCTTAGACTTGTTTTCTTGGGTTATTACATTCTTTAAAGGGTTGTAGAGAAGATGAAGGGAAACTTTGCTGTTCAGATTAAACACATTATTTCTTTTAGGGAAACAGCTATTTGAAACAGATCATAATCTCGACACATCTGATATCCAGTTCTTGGAGGATGGTAAGATGATAATAGAATCCCACATGTACatgttgtattgtttttatattaattattaataaaatcacAGTGACAACAATATAATTCTAAGGGTATAAAGAAATACACTTTGAAGAACAAATAGTAATGTTTGATaagtttatatattaaaaacagtGTATTCTTTAAAGTTTTCTGATAACTTAAGCAAAATCAAAGATAGCAGTAGGTGAACAATTTTCACCATTGTGCCTCTAATAGCGTGTAAACCCGGCCACTGTGACTTAGGCAACCTGTTTTCCTCAGATTTCTAGCATCATAAATGTATGGAAACTGTATTCCATGGTCTGTCCTGGAGCTTTATAAAAACCTCAAATCTGGAACTCCTCTAACCAAAAATCTCACATTTCATACCACTCTTACTGTCTTTGGAGCATCTGGCCccttattctttccttctttttatcctAATTCCTACCCTCTTTCAGTCTTCTGTCTATccattatccatccatccacaagtatttatttttccccaCCTATAAGCTGAGCACTGTCCCGGTGCTAAGGAGACAGCATAGAAAAATTGTcctccctgtcctcatggagcttgtGGCCTACCTGTGTTTCTTAAGCTGTGCTGCATGCGGCCTTACCTGCGATGGCACCCTGGACCGTTCTGCACTTCATTGGCCTTCTGTCGCGCCCACCTTGCCAGTTGGGAGTCCTCTGTCATCTGGCCTTCCGGCCTTGTTCCTGGACTATCTGCTGCAGAAGGTTGAGAAGCGGTATTGATGTGGTTCACTGTTAAGTCGTGCTTCTTAACCTGAGCTCTGCGCCCTTACTAACATTTCACACTTTAaagctatattttatatattcttcaaGATGTTTATAGTCTCAAAACTAAAGTGCAAGGATGTCCTCATCCTCTTTTTTACTTGAAGGGCTCATTgtactttctattttgttgagaaATTCTAGATCCAAAAAGCTTCGTCGCATTCTCCCTTGCACGTTAGAAGTATTACTATCTTCACTCATTCTTGACTTTTTTCCCTGTCCAGTGGATCAAGTATCTCCTCATATCCAGTAACTTAGTAAAGATTGTCTGTTGATTCTACCACTAAGatgtcttctctcttttgttttgacATTGGaggtttatcattttttttaccaGGACTTTTGTGGTAGCTTCTTAAATTATCTCCCCGCACtagtcccttcctcctccctcctagTGACCTTACCTATCCTGCTGTCACCGCCTCTGAGGTGGTATTTCTAAGACcacatgatatttctctccttaaaATCATCTGATGGCTCTCTGCTGCTTAGAGGAGAAGGTACCTGTACAATTCTTCAGTCTAGTCTTTCTTTATCTGTTACCGCCAGATGTTTTTCCTCAAGAATCTTATGCTCTAGTTAGAAGCATTCAGGGTCTTAGCTTTTTTCTCTGCCTTTACATATACTACTGCCTAGAATTGCTTCATTTTGGCCCCTTTTCTTCTTGGAGGATTCAAATTTATCATGAAGATATTTTAAGGGGTCATCTGCTCTGTGAAGCCTTTATTGCTCCcctcagtcagtcagtcagtcattttTTGTCCTGGACTTAGCAAATTGTATTTGACTACTGACCTGCTCATCTGCTTGAAGCAAGACTTACTTTTATGGAGTTGAATTCAGTGGGCTGTAGAATCTGAGGGGGGAGGAAGATGAACAATTTGGGGTGATTTAAGAGTACTATAATATCCGATCCTTATGTACTTCAGACAAACTGAAGAGTGTAGATATTTAATGCAAACCTTCCATTCAAGAGGGCTTAGATATTTGGAATCTTGGAAAGGCATGCCATTGGTTTCAAGGGGAACTGGGTAACAGTGAAGATCAGGTTAAAGCTATCAATTAAATAGCTAGTCGAACCATAATGATATGCATGTCTTCCACTGTTGGAAGATATAAACTCCTAGTTCAAGGCCCACAGTCAGAGATCGTCAACTTTCTAGAACCAGGACCGACTGTCGTCTTCAGCTTGTCATGTGCCACATCATCAGTAATTCATTTGAGAAAGCCTTTTATACGACTGGAAGcatgacatttttcttaaaacGTGTCCATCTCTGCTGACCGCTACAGACCATTGTTGGTTTGATTTGCAGAATCAGTTTAGGATTTCATCACCTCCCATGCACGTGGAGAAATTTCTGTTTGCTACTGCCAGTGaactgtattttttattcctgAGCATAAGACTGAAGGTGAAATCTTTGGTCTTTTTCAGCTGGAAACAACGTGGAGGTAGATGAGTCTCTGTTCCAGGAAATGGATGACTTGGAGCTGGAGGATGATGAGGATGATCCAGACTACAATCCCGCTGACCCGGAGAGCGACCTGACCGACTGACGGACCGTCCCCGTCTGCAGAGAGGCTTGGCTGCCACAGCATCTGTGGCTATGCTGAGAGggttttgattttcctttctttttttctaagaaaaaataattttcaggagAATATTCTTCTGAAAGCTTTCGTCAATGAACTTAATAAAACTGAccttaaaatttcaaatacaaaatgtTCCATTCCTCTTATTGGTGGGAAGAAGGtcacatatttaaaatgatttagtGTTGGAGAGAGAGCTGCCTGTAACTTCAGACTGGGAGGCAGACGGCTGCTGTGCCCCGGTGCGGTGTGTGCGAGGAATTGGAACGACTCGGAATTTCTCTGCTGGAGACAGTGGTGGCTTTTGGATTCTAAGTGTTgtcattcatataaaatattacaagATGGGGGTGAATAGAACATTAAACCTTCCGAATTCTAGCCTCTTATAAATCTAAGTCTTAATAAAACCAGAAGTTcatgtaatagaaataaaatggacTTGACTCCTATAGTAGTATTTGAATCAGAACAGTCCGTGGGAGTTATTAAAGTATGTGCTTGGCTCTTCTCAGTTTGGGTTAATAAACACCAAGCCTCAGTCTGGatattaaaacagaaaagcctcgccctggctggcatagctcagtggatttagcgtgggctgcgaaccaaagcatcacaggttcaattcctagtcaaggtacatgcctgggttgcacccagcaaccacacattgatgtttctctctctccctcccttccctctctaaaaaataaataaatctttaaaaaaaaaacaaacagcaaagccTCATGCCAGTGACTCAGGTGAGTGTGGTGCACACTGATCAGAACCATGTCCTGCAGTTGTGAAGTCTTCGTGCTGTCCCATTCCCTACGTTCCTAATTAATCCGTCTGAAGGGTCTGAGTTCTTGGGGTGGCACACAGCAAGAGAACCACACTCCACATCGTGGACGTGTGAGAGCTTCGGAACAACTTGGAATGGTTGACTTGGGGTAGGAGAGTCAGGCTTCCTGCAGGTTGTCCGGCCACTGCTGATTTAAAGTATTGAATCTAAGCCACTGAGAGAAATCACTCAGCTGTTGCGAATAGCTGCCTCCATTCAAAAGTGCAGACACCACATGCCCATGAGCACAACAGGGTCAACCCCACGTTTGTATTGGGAGTTAGACGTCATGATTAGAATCAAATAAGACAGCTATCGTTAAGGAAAACTTTTCCCCAGCCCAAATCCTGACCAATACAGGGAATGGTAGTCATGTTCAGCATTTCTGTGCAGGGGAAAGTCCAAAAGTTTGTGTTACGCAAGATTTTGCTTTTCCTAAGGGAAGATCTTTTTTGAAGCTGATAAGCACATACTTAAGAATCGAAAAGAAcaatttaatttaagaaaagcAATGAGGTCAATGAAGACTTTCAAGTGTCAAGAATGATTCCACCCGTCCACCTCAcccataatttttttaagtctaaGTTTTATACATTTTCCATAGGTATTGAAGTGGATTACCACATTTGTCATTACAGAATGTTATTTTCAGAATTAGGCAGAACCTAATATGGAAATGAAGACAGTCTGGTTAGTTCTAATGGTAGTTCCAGGTATTTTCATCCAGACTAAATAATAACTTGACTGTTGGGTTTATATTCTGCGAATTAACCAAAGACTCTGGTTCTCAGACTGGAGCATACATCTTTCCCAAAGTAAGTGCCTCACTCTCCTTAGCCTAGTCCCTGGCAGTCGAGAAAGGCATCTGGGTTCCCTGGCCTCCATCCCCAAGACCATTAGGTAGAAAGATCTGGAGGTAGAACCACGTGGAACTTGAAGGTAAGAGGTTCTTCTTTGCACAAAAGTGCTCAGTGGACGAGCAAAGTGAAGCCTTATTATTGTCAACCCCAAGCAGACACTTAAGCTAAAGCAATCAAGGACCTGAAAATACTGGGGTGTGGGCTACTGCTACAGAAGTTGAGATGTAAAAGTAGGTTTTGACCATATCAGTTCAAACATCTAAATGGGATatataattaagttaaattaTACTCTAGATTTGCTGTTAAAAATAGATTGATTCTTGAGAAacttaaaacttttgaaaatatgaatCAGAACATTTTTCACctatacttttagttttttttaagaaattcctttattaatttggatGTATCTtaagacatttaatttttttttaaatagcacatTGATCGCTAGATATCTAAAGATCCTTAAGACATTAGGATCTGTTgctaaaaatgtttgttttaaaaggtaAACATTCGTGCTAAGGCCCTTGAAAATGACATTGAAAGAGAGGGACATTCTCAAAAGTAGCATTTGAATGTCTTTTTCCTTGCTGTTACCAACTAATCTTACAGGATTCCATACATTTGGGATAGGAGATGTCTCTGAATATGCATTGTTACCTGGGAAGGTTgggatttctgtttctaatattggTGCTCAGCTGATGATGAACTAGTTAGTACACATTGGTTGGTCCTGCCCCACCCAGGGAGCTTGAGCACAAGGAGAAAAAGTGAagattaatatttaataatatttgagTTCACTACTGAATTTAACACGTTGCTTAGTATGAAAATATAGATGgttctggttaaaaaaaatagtgacaattGGAATAATAGGGTGTTCTATTAACTGTGGGAGCTTGCAAAATGCTTAATCTCTGGTCCTCAATTTCCCCTGTAAGGTGATGATTATAATCCTTaattatgcaaaatatttaaaagggaaaattaataaacattcaaaattGGTCACTTACACCAGCCAAGTTCTTCACAGGGCTTCGTCCACGAATCTCACACCTTCCGTGGTTCACCGTTTTGCACCTGCCCTACACAATCAAATTATGGTGAAGTTTTATATTGTTATGGACTAATATTTGTGTCCTTCcataattcatatgttgaaagcCTTACCTCCAAGGTGGTGCTATTAGGCAGTGGGGCCTTCGGGAGGTGATGAATAAGATCAGTCCTTATCAAAGAGGCCTTGAAAGCTCACCTGCCCCTCTGCCATGTAAGGTTATGGTGAGAAGACAGCAAAGGCAGCAGGTTCTCATCTGACATGGGTCCGCTGGTGTCATAATCTTAGATGTCCCAGCCTTCAGAATGGTGAGAAATGAATGTTCATAAGCTACCCAATccgtggtattttgttacagcagcctgaataGATCAGGACAAATACTCCATCTTCCTCCTGCCATTATTCCATTAAGtctaattgaaaaaacaaaagatgacTTAGCAGTGAAGAAAGCACATCCTTCAGCTACAGTTGAACCAGTGTTGCCCTGCACTTGGGTCTGTAGCAGCAAACCTGCTTCAGCTCGGCTCCTCAGCTGTGGTTTTGGTTGCACAGTCTAACTTTCCTCTGCCCAGTCATGCTTCACTCCATCACAGGTATTGCTCCTGAGAGCACTGCCCATGCCTGCATACAAACTTCAGTCTGTTTCCTGGGAGAACCTAACCTAAAATGTCTCACAAAATGATTTAAATTGAAGCAGTATGACGACCGAATGGCAGAACAGCAATGGTACAGAACCAGCTGAGGGCAGAGTTTGGTGGGACAGGTCTTTACTGGTGCCCCTGGCTCCCCCAGAGTCCAAGTGGTGCTAGGGAAGTGGTTCTGGGTGCTGGTTGCAAATGTGTGGGgccatttttggttgtcacaatatGTCAGGGTGGGTAGAAGCCAGAGACGCTAGGCCTTTTCTGGTGTGAGGACAGTTCCACAACATGAAAAACTTCTGAATTCTGCATACATTTCTAATGTTCCTCTGGACATTTGTGGCTATGAAAAACCCATGTAACTCCTTcagcaaatggaaaaaaagaggggTATGACAAGTTTTAGGACTGCTTTTCTAGACTCTGAAGCGATCCCTTTAAGTAACAGGTGAAGTGTTCAGATCTGTTGAGAAGAGACCTGGGGTAGGGGCAAGGAGGGCCCTGAGCAGGAAGAGCTTGAGACATTAGGGAAGCAAGGCCCATGTCACCGGCAGTAGTTGCCAGTTTCATGCCACAGACCCCTGGGCTGGGTGTCCAGGTGGAATGTGAGACATCTCAGTGGAAGTCTGCAAAGCTCGAGAATAGAGAGCATCAGGCAGTCCACAAGAGCCTACCTCCACCGGTATGTGCACACGAAGCTTCTTCCCTGTCATATGCCCTTCCGCGAAGGAGGAATAGGAGGGGAGATCTGCTTAAATCATTAAATTTACTCAAGTCACTGTATAacactgaaagagatacatgatCTCTAATCTGTAGATTTTTTTGTTATAGTGGGAAGGAGGATTTGAGAATAAGATGAGATTGgttatagaaaatagaaaataatccccccccccaaactgcTGAGCCAAAGAATGTAACACTTTTCCTGGGTTGTAGGAGAATTAAGGCAATATAATTAAAACCTTAGTTTGAATTGGAATCAGTGCTAGGAGGAGGCATCTAGGGAACAAACTTTTATCTAATGGGGAAGCATACAGGATACTTGATGAAAGCACCTGTGATGAAATCCTGTAGGtcctttttttggattctctctttcatttttccttggctaatgtaattatgatgtgctttggtgtgttcctccttgggtccaacttctttgggactctctgagcttcctggacttcccgaaagtctatttcctttaccagaatgaggaagttctcctttattatttgttcaaataagctttccgCTTGtcactcttccttttctccttctagtacccctataattcggatgttagaacatttaaagatgtcctggaggttcctaagtctctcctcattttttcgaattcttatttcttcattcttttctgattgtatatttttttctttcttctggttcacttcattgatgtgagacccaactttcattccatcactattggttccctgtgcatttttcttcatttcatttattgtagccttcattttttcatctaacttgtgaccaaaatcaactaattctgtgagcatcctgatcaccagtgctttgaactgtgcatgtgataggttggctatctctcggctGCTTAAAAGTACTTGTTCTGGTACTTTCATTTGTTCACATTaatgtacaaaggagttcccatcagactggcagctgatttctcaaaagagaggggctggaaagaagcattccaagtcatgaaaggcaaggacctacatcccagattgcactatccagcaaagctttcatttagaatggaagggcagataaagtgcttctcagataaggtcaagttaaaggagttcatcatcatcaccaagcccttattttatgaaatgttaaagggacttatctaagaaaaaaaagattaaaaaaaacctgtatagtaaaatgacagcaaactcaatcattaacaaccacacctaaaacaaaaacaaaaagaaactaagcaaacagctagaacaggaacagaaccagagaaacggagatcacatggagggttagcaacaggggagtgggaggaggagaaaaggggaaaaggtacagagaataagtagcatagatggtaggtagaaaatagacagagggagggtaagaatagtatgggaaatgtagaagctaaagaacttatggcacatggacatgaattaaaggtgggaaatgtgggtgggagagggtgagcagggtggaggggaatagaggggggtaatgggacaactgtaatagcataatcaataaaatatatttaaaaaagaaagaaagaaatcctgtagGTCCTGCAGCTGGGCTTCAAGAATGCTGAGTGACAGTTATGTCAAAAAAGATAGCGTTGTGTTGGAGCAAGtaggatgtgtttttttttattgttccatCCTTTTGgatggaaaataagcaaaaataaccaCACGTCCAAGTTTGTGTTGTGGTTGTGAATAGGAGAAATGAGATTTATGtgaattttattctgaaatatcacatgatacaaatacatttttcccatttaataagatttctttttggtttatatAGAGTGAGTCCCTTTTGCCCAGGACAGGGTGTGTTTCTCAGACTGCTTTTTCTAATGAATATGTAAACAGTATTAAACGGTCCATACCTCTTTAATCACCAAAAGGACGCCAGTACCATCTTGAAAATGCTGTGTTCACAAGTGCCATCTAGTGGTTAAagaatttattgcattttttagcGGCCAGTACTATTCTGCAGTGGAGCCTGGTTCCAGGGACAAAGGGGCA from Phyllostomus discolor isolate MPI-MPIP mPhyDis1 chromosome 4, mPhyDis1.pri.v3, whole genome shotgun sequence encodes the following:
- the RWDD1 gene encoding RWD domain-containing protein 1; the protein is MTDYSEEQRNELEALESIYPDSFTVLSENPPSFTITVTSEAGENDETVQTTLKFTYSEKYPDEAPLYEIFSQENLEDNDVSSILKLLALQAEENLGMVMIFTLVTAVQEKLNEIVDQIKTRREEEKKQKEKEAEEAEKQLFHGTPVTIENFLNWKAKFDAELLELKKKRMKEEEQAGKNKLSGKQLFETDHNLDTSDIQFLEDAGNNVEVDESLFQEMDDLELEDDEDDPDYNPADPESDLTD